Below is a window of Janthinobacterium lividum DNA.
GCTGATGGCCTCTAAAACGGGCTGGGACGCAGTGCGCGGCCTGTCCGGCGTGGCCGCCGTGCGCCAGGCCTTCGTGCCCGAGCTGCTGCCGAACGATATGTCGGATCGATTGAGTTTTGTCGAAAGCGTGCCCGAGACGGCCTTGCCGGCCGCCCTGCTGCCATTCACGCATGGGCGCGACGTCAGCGGCACGGGCGAGATTTACATCGTCGACTTGCCCGGCCACGCCATCGGTCATCTCGGCGCCTTCGTGTTGCAGGAGGGCGGCTGGACCTTGCTGGCGTCGGACGCGGCCTGGGTGCCGGAAAGTTTTCAGCAGCTGCGCGGACCGTCGGAACTGTCCTTCCTCATCCAGCACAAGCGCGCGCCCTACTACGCCACCCTGAACCGCTTGCACCAGTTGCACCAGTCGGGCAATGCGCAGATCCGCATCACGCATGAAGACACGGTCGACTATCTTGCCGTGGCGGGCCGCCCGTGAAGCGTATTTTCTGGCTGTTATTGGCGTACTGGCGCACGCGCCGTTTGCGTTTTGCGGACCGCGCGCAGCTGGACGCCTACCAGCAGCGACAACTGGCCCGTTTCATCGATACCTTGTGTGCGCGCAGCAGTTACTTTGCGCCGTACCGCAGCTTGCCCCTGGCGCAGTGGCCAACCATGAACAAGGCGCTGATGCTCGAACATTTCGATACCATGAATACCGAGGGGGTGACTTTGGCGCAGGCGATGGATGCGGCCATGGCGGCCGAGCATAGCCGCGACTTCACGCCAGCCGTCGGTGACATCACGGTGGGCCTGTCGTCGGGCACCTCGTCGCAGCGCGCCGTGTTTACCGTCAGCCCACGCGAAAAGGCGCAATGGGCGGGCGTGATGCTGGCCAAGGCGCTGCCCGACGGCCTGTTTTCCGGCGAACGGGTCGCGCTGTTCCTGCGCGCGAACAGCAATCTGTACACGGCAGTGCGCTCGCCGTGGCTGACCTTTGCCTTCTACGACCTGTTCCAGCCCTTCGACAGCCTGTGCGCGCAGCTGGCGCAATATCGGCCCTCCGTCATCGTCGCGCCGGCCCAGGTGCTGCGCCAGCTGGCCTTGCGCGTCATCGATGGCAGCCTGGCGCTGGCGCCGAAAAAGTCATCTCGGTGGCCGAAGTGCTGGAAGCGCAGGACCGCGCGCTGATCGTGCAGGCGTTTGGCGCCGTGCATGAAATCTACCAGGCCACCGAAGGTTTCCTCGCCAGCAGCTGCGAACATGGCGTGCTGCACCTGAACGAGGAATATGTGCGCATCGAGCCGCAGTGGCTCGATGGGGAACAGCGTCGCTTCGTGCCCGTGATTACCGACTTTACGCGCATCACGCAGCCCATCGTGCGCTACCGCCTGGACGACATCCTGATCGCGCGCGCCACGCCATGCCCGTGCGGCCGCGCCACGCGTGCCATCGATGGCATCGAAGGGCGCTGCGACGACATGCTGTTCTTGCCATCCCTATCATCCATGTTGTCGGCGAACGGCGGCGGCGCCCCGTCGCCGTGTTTGCCGATGTGCTGACGCGCGCCTTCGCGCAAGCCTTGCCGCCGGACGCCGACTACCGCCTGCTGCAATCGGGCGACGCGTCCTTGCAGCTGCACGCGGCCCTGGACGACGCTGGCCTGGCCACCCTGCGCGATCACCTGGCAACGGTGCTGCGCGGCCTGGGCGTGGCCGCCGATGGCCTGGCCTGGACGACGAGCGGTGAACTGCCTCCCTTTGACCCTACCATGAAACGGCGCCGCATACGGCGCCTTGCGACCGCATGAACCCTTCTTCCATGACTGTACGCAGCCGCCTGCTGCATTTGCTGGCCGGCTGGGGCAGCGTCGGTCTCGTGTATTTTTCCAGCGACCTGCTGCAAGGGCAGGGGGTACTCTTGCCTGAAACGGGCATCGACCGCGCCATTGCCTACAGCGACTCCGCCATCTGGCTGTACCTGTCCTTCTTCATCCTGATCCCGTACGCCTACCTGGCGGCCGAAGCGGTGAGGGTGCGCTGGCTGGCGCGCGCCATGGCGATTTCCGCCCTGGCCTGCGGCGTGGTTTTCCTGCTGTATCCGACCACCCTCGCGTATCCGCCCGTGGGTGAGGGCAGCGCCTGGAGCACGCAGGCGCTGCGCATGCTGCAGGCGGCGGACTCCACGCAAAACTGCCTGCCTTCGCTGCATGGCGCCCTGACTTTGCTATGCGTGTGGGCCTTGTGCGACAGGCGCCATATGGTGCGCTCCGCGCTGGCCGTGGTGCTGGGCCTGGCCATCTGCTACGCCATCATCGCGCTGCGCCGGCACGTGAGCATCGACCTGGCCGCCGGCCTGTTTGTTGGCATCGCTGGCGGCATGCTGGCCAAAATACAGGTATCCTTGGCTGCCCGCCGCGCCGTTTCCATAAAAACCGCACCATGATGACTCCTTTTGCCCTGTCGTTTTTGATCATGCTGGCCTTTGTGCTGGCCGAACTGCTGATCCTGAAATGGGTGCGCAAGACACCCGTGCCGTGGAAGGACGTGATCTTCAACCTCAATTCCGGGCATATATTGATGTGGGTGTTCCGCGGTGTGGAAGTGGCGGCCTTCGCCCTGTTGCTGCGCCATGTGAACCTGCACATCGTCGACCAGTGGCCGGTGGCCGCGCAGTGGGTGTTCGCTTTTTTTGCCTGGGACCTGTGCTTTTACTGGATGCACCGGCTGCACCATAAAATCCCCTTGCTGTGGGCCGTGCACGTGGTGCACCACCAGGGCGAGCATTTCAACCTGTCGCTGGGCGTGCGCAATTCCTGGTATTCGTCGCTGACGAATTTTCCCTTCATCGCCATCCTGGCTGTGCTGGGCGTGCCGCTGGAAATCTTCCTCGTCGTCTCGTCCCTGCATTACACGGTGCAGTTCTATAACCACAATGCGCTGGTGAACAAGTCTGGCATCCTCGATCGTTTCATGGTCACGCCCTCGCACCACCGCGTACACCACGGCACCGACAAGCGCTACATTAACCGCAATTTCGGCGGCACCCTGCTGCTGTGGGACAGGCTGTTCGGCAGCTTCCAGCCCGAACTCGAGGGCGTGGAAATGCGCTATGGCGTGAAGGGCATGACGCCCACGCACAATCCCCTGTTGGCCAGCAACGGTAAGTTGTTCAAATGGCTGCGCGCACGCTTCCCCCACTGGCAGTCGCGCGGCACTTTCGAGGTACCCGAACTGTTCATCGGCAGCGGTGGCGTGATCTTGTTTGGCCTGGTTATTTATTACGTCAACCATGAAGCGGCGCTGGCGGGCGCGCAGCAAGCCATCCTGTTCGCGCTGATTTTTGGCGGCACCCTGGCGCTGGGCGGCCTGTCGGATGCGCGCCGTTGGGGCGCCGTCGCCTGGGTCGCCATCGCCCTGGCCATGCCGGCCCTGTATCTGGGCTGGTATGGCGCGCGCGATGTGTGGGGCATGGTCTTCCTGGCCGCGCTGCTGGCGCATGGCCTGGACGGCGCGCGCCGCCTGTGGTGGCCTGCGGCGACCAGGACGCGCGCGTGACGCCTGTACCTCCTTTGCCGCCGCTGCGCTTCCAGCCCGCGCGCGATTCCGCCTTCCGCCGCGAACTGCGCGCGCGCGCCGACGCCTATCTGGCGCACGAAGGAAAACACCGCTTTGGCGACGCGTGGCTGCATGCGAAAACCATCTTCCTGGCCACGCTGACGGTGGGGCTGTATGCGCTGGCCTTGAACGCCGGCAGCACCTGGCCGTTTGTCGCCAGCTATGTGGCTTGCCTGGTCCTGGCCATGGCGCTGGCCATGAACACCTTGCACGATGCGGCCCACAGCGCCGTCTTCCGCCAGGGAGCCTGGAACCGCATTCTGATCCGCCTGGTGGGCTTGCCCGTGGGCGTGGATACGGATTTCTGGACCATCCGCCACGTGCATTTTCATCACACGTATGCCAACGTGGAGGGCTATGACCTCGACACGGAACCGAATCCCTTCCTGCGCCAGACGCCGTACCAAAGCTGGTCGCCCCAATACCGCTATCAATACCTGTACTGGCCGCTGGTGGCGGCCCTGTCGCTGCCTTATTTGAACTGGTATGGCGACTGGCTCGATCGCTTCGGCAAGACCCCCGTGGCCGCGCACAGCCGCCTGCAGGGTTGGCGCGGCTGGCTGTCGTTCCTGGGCTGGAAACTGGGCCACGTGGCGCTGGTGCTGGCGCTGCCCATATGGGTGCTGCAGCAGCACGGCATGGGTTGGGGCGTGGTGCTGGGTGCGTATTTCGTGGGCCAGATGATCGCCTCGTGCGCACTGGTGGCGCTGATCCTCGGCACGCACTGGGCTGAAGTGGAGTTTTTCCAGCCGGGGCAAGACGGTACCCTGCCGCACAACTGGTACCAGCACACGTTTTATACGGCGTGCGACTGGACGCCGAAACCGCGCCGCCTGCGCTGGCTGGGCTACTGGCTCGGCGGCTTGAATCTGCATCTGACACACCATTTGTTCCCCACCTGGAACCACCGCCACTACCCGGCGCTGGCGCGCATCCTGGCTGAACTGGCGCCGCGCCACGGCCTCGTGTACCGCGAACTCGGTTACGGCCAGCTGCACGCTTCGCAGCAAGCGTTCCTGCGCGCCATGGGCCAGCCACCCGCTCACACCTGACGAATCGTGCTTGACTCGGTTTCCGTTCCGTCTTACATTTCTGTAACGACAGAAATAAGAGAAAATCATGGAACTGAGTCCCACCACGCAAAAATACATTCTCCATTGGGGGAAATGGGTACCCGCTGGGGCGTCAACCGCACGGTGGCGCAAATTCACGCGCTGCTGTTCCTGGCCAACGAACCGCTGACGGCGGAAGATATCGCGGCCAGCCTGAACGTGGCCCGCTCGAACGTCAGCAACAGCCTGAAGGAATTGCAAAGCTGGGGCCTGGCGCGCATCACGCACGTGATGGGGGACCGGCGCGACCACTTTGTCGCCCTGCAGGATGTGTGGGAAATCTTCCGGGTCATCATGGAAGAGCGCAAGCGGCGCGAGATCGATCCTACCCTGACGGTGCTGCGCGAATGCGCGATCGAGGGCGAGCACGATGCGGCCATTCCACCGGCCACCCTGGAGCGCATGGGTGAAGTGCTGGCCTTCCTGGAAATGCTCAGCAGCACCTACAGCGACTACAAGAACCTGCCGCCGGCAACCCTGCAGCGCATGCTGTCGATGGGCGGCAAGGTAGCCAAGTTCCTCAGCCCGGAAGAAAAACCTGGCAAGCGCAGAAAATCATGAACGGCCCCTCTGAAGGAGAACTGTTCAAGAAGGTGATGGGCGAACAGTGGCTCACCCTGCATCCGGATATCCGCCGCCGCTTCGAGAAAAATCCCGCGCCGGGCCAGCCCCTGTACTACCGGGGCACGCTCAGTGAACTCACCAGTTCGCGCCTGGGCAAGGTGCTGGGATGGCTGACGCGCCCCTTCATCGATGGCGCCCTGATTCCGTACGACGACCACGACTTCCCCGTCGATATCGAAGTCTATTCGCGTCCTGGCTGCCCCTTCATCTTCAAGCAGCGCACCTATCGCCTGCATGGTCGCGCGCCGATCCGCTTCACCTCATACATGGCTGAAAGCGCGAAGGGGGAAGTGCTCGAATACGTCGGCATGGGCCTGGGCATGAAGCTGGTGCTGCATGTCGAGGATGGCAACCTGCACTTCACCAGCGACGGTTATTTTTGGGATCTTTTCGGCTGGCGGATGCCGCTTCCCGGCGTGCTCACGCCCGGCAAGACCTATCTGTGCCATCGCAACGAGACGCCGCAGCAGTTCAATATCCGCATCGAGATCCGCCACGCCCTGTTCGGCACCACGTTTACGCAAGTGGGCGTGTTCCGCGAATCCGCCGCACCGGAGCATCACAAGGAGACACCATGAATACGCATTTGCTGGCCCTGCAACTGATGGCGGCGCAAGGCTGCCTGGGCGCCTTCGACACCATCTACCATCATGAAATCACGGAGGCGCTGCCGCAAAAGGCATCGGCGCGCCTCGAATTGACCATCCACGCGACCCGCGCCCTGATCTACAGCCTGCTGTTCGTGGGCCTGGCGGCGTGGGAGTGGCATGGCGCCTGGGCCTGGGTCCTGGTGATCGTGTTTGGCGTGGAAATCGTGCTGACCCTGTGGGACTTCGTCGTGGAAGACCAGACCCGCCTCTTGCCCGCCACCGAGCGAGTCACGCATACGGTGCTGGCGATCAACGCGGGCGCCTTCATCGCGCTGCTGGCCCTGAACAGCAGCGAGTGGGCGAGCTTGCCGACGGCCCTCGTGTGGCAGCCGTATGGCTGGCTCAGCGTCTTCCTCGCCCTGTGCGGCGTGGGCGTGGGCTTGTCCGGCCTGCGCGACGCGTATGCCGTGTGGCAGCTGGGCCGGCGCAAGGTGCAGGAGAAGCAAGAACAAGAGGAGCACCTGCGCTTTGCCGCCGCGCCGCAGTCCGTGCTGGTGACGGGCGCCACGGGTTTCATCGGCCAGCAGTTGGTCAGCGCCTTGCTGGCCGACGGCCATGCGGTGACGGTGCTGACGCGCCAGCCGAAACAGGCCGCGTGGACGTTTGACGGCCAGGTGCGCTGCATCCGGTCGCTGGACGAATTGGCGGATGCGCAAGGCATCGACATGGTGGTCAACCTGGCCGGCGCGCGCATCGTCGGGCGTCGCTGGACGGACGCGCGCAAGGAGACCTTGCGCCGCAGCCGCGTGGCGCTGACGCAGGACCTGGTGGCGTGGATCGCCCGCGCGCAGCACAAGCCACGGGTGCTGCTGTCGGCATCGGCCATCGGCTATTACGGCGTGCAGCCGCAGGGCGACGCGACGGAATTGGCTGAAGACAGCGCGCCGCAAGCCATCTTCATGTCGCAGCTATGCCAGGAATGGGAAGCGGCCGCGCACCAGGCGGAGCGCTACGGCGTCCAGGTAGGCTGCATGCGCTTCGGCCTCGTCTTCGGCCACCAGGGTTCGCTGCCGCAGATGCTCTTGCCGATCCGCTTCGGCGTGGGCGGCCCGCTGGGCAGCGGCAAGCAGTGGGTCACGTGGGTGCATGTGCGCGACGTCATCCGCGGCATCGCCCACCTGGCGCGCCGCAGCGAAGCACAGGCAGTGGGCGGCGCCTACAACTTCTGCGCGCCGGAAGCCATCGAGCAGCGCCGCTTCGCCCAGGTGGCGGGTGCGGTGCTGCACCGCCCCAGCTTCATGCCCACGCCGGCCTTCGTCATGCGTGCCTTGTTGGGCGAGCAGGCGGACTTGCTGGTGGAAGGCCAGCGGGTCGCACCGCGCCGGATGCTGGCTGACGGCTTTGTCTTCCGCCATCCGCAGCTGGAAGGGGCGCTGCGCAGCCTGTAGCCTGGCGTAGAATGGGGCATTGGAGATGCCTTGGAGCACAAGCTATGCCCCGCTTCAGCCATACGATAGACAGCCATACCTATGCATTCGTGAGCCTGAAGGAGCTGCTGGCGAAGGCCTCGCCGCCCCGTTCGGGTGACGTGCTGGCGGGTGTGGCGGCCGCCAGCGCGCGGGAGCGGGTGGCGGCGCAGCTGGCGCTGGCGGACGTGCCGCTGTCGCTGTTCCTCAACGAGGCGCTGGTGCCGTACGAAGACGATGAAGTCACGCGCCTGATCATCGACTCGCATGCGCGCGCCGCCTTTGCGCCGATCTCTCACCTGTGCGTGGGCGATTTCCGCGACTGGCTGCTCGATGACGCGACGGATACGCAAACGCTGGCCCGCGTCGCCGCCGGCATCACGCCGGAAATGGCGGCGGCCGTGTCGAAGCTGATGCGCCTGCAGGACCTGGTGCTGGTGGCCCGCAAGTGCAAGGTCGTCACGGCCTTGCGCAATACCCTGGGCCTGGCGAGCCGTTTGTCCACGCGGCTGCAGCCGAACCACCCGACGGACGACGCCACGGGGATTGCCGCCTCCATCCTCGATGGCCTGCTGCTGGGCAGCGGTGACGCCGTGATCGGCATCAATCCCGCCACCGACAATGTGGCGCAGGTGGTCTCGCTGCTGCACCTGCTCGACGCCGTCATCGGCCAGTACCAGATTCCCACCCAGTCGTGCGTGCTCACGCATATCACCAATACCCTCGAGGCGATACGCCGCGGCGCGCCCGTCGACCTGGTATTCCAGTCGGTGGCGGGCACGCAGGCGGCCAACCGCAGCTTCGGCATCGACCTGGCGCTGCTGGCCGAGGGGCAGGCGGCGGCCCTGTCGCTGGGGCGCGGCACGGTGGGCAACAACGTCATGTATTTCGAGACGGGGCAGGGCAGCGCCCTGTCGGCCGGCGCGCACCACGGCATGGACCAGCAGACGTGCGAAGCGCGCGCGTATGCGGTGGCGCGCGCGTATCAACCGCTGCTGGTCAATTCGGTGGTGGGTTTCATCGGCCCTGAATACCTGTACGACGGCAAGCAGATCATGCGCGCTGGGCTGGAAGACCATTTCTGCGCCAAGCTGCTGGGGCTGCCCATGGGCTGCGACGTGTGCTACACCAACCATGCGGAAGCGGACCAGGACGACATGGACGCCTTGCTGACCATGCTGGGCGTGGCTGGCTGCAATTTCATCATGGGCGTGCCGGGCGCGGACGACATCATGCTTGGCTACCAGAGCACCTCGTTCCACGACGCCCTGTATGCGCGCCGCGTGCTAGGCTTGCGTCCTGCGCCCGAATTCGAGGCCTGGTTGGCGCGCATGCAGATCACCGATGCGCAGGGCCGCCTGAGCGCGGTACCGGCGCCGGCCTTCCAGGCGGCCCTGCTGCGCCTGGACACCTAGGAGGTAGGCATGGACGGGAACAATCCGTGGCAAGCGCTGCGCGCGCATACGGCGGCGCGCATCGCGCTGGGGCGCCGCGGCGTGAGCGTGCCGACCAGCGCGCAGCTGGCGTTCCAGCTGGCCCACGCGCGGGCGCGTGACGCCGTGCACCTGGCGCTTGACGGCGAGGCCCTGGCACGCGCCTTGGCCGCGCAGGGGCAAGACTGCGTGCAGCTGCATAGCGCCGCCGCCACGCGCGCCGAATATCTGCAGCGGCCAGACCTGGGGCGCCGGCTCGATGACGTTTCATGCGCGCGGCTGGCCGCCGCTGCTACGGGCATCGACCTGGCGCTGGTGGCAGCTGATGGCCTGTCTGCGCTGGCCGTGCAGCGCCACGCGGCGCCGTTCCTGGCCGCCTTGCGCGAACGGCTGGTGCTGGAAGCGTGGACGCTGTCGCCGGTACATATCGTGGCGCAGGGAAGGGTGGCCATCGGCGACGAGGTGGGGCAATTGCTGCAGGCGAAGGCCGTGCTGGTGTTGATCGGCGAGCGGCCGGGCTTGAGTTCTCCAGACAGCCTGGGCCTGTACCTGACGTGGGCGCCGACAGCGGGTTTGCTGGACGAGCGCCGCAACTGCATCTCGAACGTGCGTCCCGAGGGGCTGGCGTATGCGCAGGCGGCGTACCGGCTGCACTACCTGCTGTCGCAGGCGTTCAGCCGGCAGCTGTCGGGCGTGGAATTGAAGGATGAGACGGTGGCGGAGGGCGCGGCCCTGGCGGGCGCGCGCAACTTCCTGCTGGAGTGATCAGACTTCGCGGATCTCGTCCAGCGGCCAGCGCGGGCGCACGTTGAACGAGTAATCGCGCTTGGCGGCGTCGGGATTGATTTGCAGGCGCATGGCGCCGGCGAAGGCGATCATGGCGCCGTTATCGGTACAGAATTCCAGCTCCGGGTAATACACCTTGAAGCGCTTCTTGGTGGCGGCCGCGTTGAGCGAAGCGCGCAGTTGTGCGTTGGCGCCCACGCCGCCGGCGATCACCAGGCGTTTCAAACCCGTGTGCTTGAGGGCCGACACGCATTTGGCCGTCAGCACGTCGACGATGGCGTCGACGAAGCCGCGCGCGATATTCGCCTTGTCCTGCTCGCAGATATTGGCGATGACTTTTTCTTCATGGTTCTTCACCACCGTCAGCACGGCCGTTTTCAGGCCGGAGAAACTGAAATTGAAATCCTTCGAGTGCAGCATCGGGCGTGGCAGTTTATACGCCAGCGGGTCGCCGAATTCGGCCAGGCGCGAAATGGCGGGGCCACCCGGATAACCTAGGCCCAGCAGTTTGGCCGACTTGTCGAACGCCTCGCCGGCCGCATCATCGAGCGTTTCGCCCAGCATCGTGTACTGGCCCACGCCATCGACGCGCATCAACTGCGTATGGCCGCCCGACACCAGCAGGGCGATGAAGGGGAATTCCGGCGGCTCGGATGCCAGCAGCGGCGACAGCAGATGGCCTTCCAGGTGGTGGATGCCGAGCACCGGCTTGTTGATGGCCAGGCCCAGGCTGCAGGCAACGGAGGAACCCACCAGCAGCGCGCCGGCCAATCCCGGGCCTTGCGTGTAGGCGATGGCGTCGATCTCGGGCAGGGTGATGCCGGCCTTGGCCAGGGTTTCTTCCAGCAGCGGGATGGCGCGGCGGATATGGTCGCGCGACGCCAGTTCCGGCACCACGCCGCCATATTGCTCGTGCATGGCTACTTGCGAGTAGAGGGCGTGCGACAGCAGGCCGCGTTGCGTGTCGTACAAGGCCAGGCCGGTTTCGTCACAGGAGGATTCGACGCCAAGAACAATCATGAAGGTGCTAAATAGGGAGGAGTAATCCGCCATTGTAAAGGAAAGACCACAAGCTGGTTCCAGGGTGCAAGCGCCATGTGGCATTTGCACCCATGTTCAGGAGCGCTCAGGCAGCTCGCGCGCGCGCTTGG
It encodes the following:
- a CDS encoding MBL fold metallo-hydrolase, whose amino-acid sequence is MASITAFRVGHCTHPSCMVLKGSGLASRCFPSRAYLIETRAGLYLWDTGYAEHFRAATSKGVYRMYAWVTPISFDAHESLHGQLRAHGVSPGDIHTLLLSHFHADHIAGLRDFPGARLMASKTGWDAVRGLSGVAAVRQAFVPELLPNDMSDRLSFVESVPETALPAALLPFTHGRDVSGTGEIYIVDLPGHAIGHLGAFVLQEGGWTLLASDAAWVPESFQQLRGPSELSFLIQHKRAPYYATLNRLHQLHQSGNAQIRITHEDTVDYLAVAGRP
- a CDS encoding F390 synthetase-related protein — encoded protein: MKRIFWLLLAYWRTRRLRFADRAQLDAYQQRQLARFIDTLCARSSYFAPYRSLPLAQWPTMNKALMLEHFDTMNTEGVTLAQAMDAAMAAEHSRDFTPAVGDITVGLSSGTSSQRAVFTVSPREKAQWAGVMLAKALPDGLFSGERVALFLRANSNLYTAVRSPWLTFAFYDLFQPFDSLCAQLAQYRPSVIVAPAQVLRQLALRVIDGSLALAPKKSSRWPKCWKRRTAR
- a CDS encoding phosphatase PAP2 family protein; amino-acid sequence: MTVRSRLLHLLAGWGSVGLVYFSSDLLQGQGVLLPETGIDRAIAYSDSAIWLYLSFFILIPYAYLAAEAVRVRWLARAMAISALACGVVFLLYPTTLAYPPVGEGSAWSTQALRMLQAADSTQNCLPSLHGALTLLCVWALCDRRHMVRSALAVVLGLAICYAIIALRRHVSIDLAAGLFVGIAGGMLAKIQVSLAARRAVSIKTAP
- a CDS encoding sterol desaturase family protein; the protein is MMTPFALSFLIMLAFVLAELLILKWVRKTPVPWKDVIFNLNSGHILMWVFRGVEVAAFALLLRHVNLHIVDQWPVAAQWVFAFFAWDLCFYWMHRLHHKIPLLWAVHVVHHQGEHFNLSLGVRNSWYSSLTNFPFIAILAVLGVPLEIFLVVSSLHYTVQFYNHNALVNKSGILDRFMVTPSHHRVHHGTDKRYINRNFGGTLLLWDRLFGSFQPELEGVEMRYGVKGMTPTHNPLLASNGKLFKWLRARFPHWQSRGTFEVPELFIGSGGVILFGLVIYYVNHEAALAGAQQAILFALIFGGTLALGGLSDARRWGAVAWVAIALAMPALYLGWYGARDVWGMVFLAALLAHGLDGARRLWWPAATRTRA
- a CDS encoding acyl-CoA desaturase; the protein is MTPVPPLPPLRFQPARDSAFRRELRARADAYLAHEGKHRFGDAWLHAKTIFLATLTVGLYALALNAGSTWPFVASYVACLVLAMALAMNTLHDAAHSAVFRQGAWNRILIRLVGLPVGVDTDFWTIRHVHFHHTYANVEGYDLDTEPNPFLRQTPYQSWSPQYRYQYLYWPLVAALSLPYLNWYGDWLDRFGKTPVAAHSRLQGWRGWLSFLGWKLGHVALVLALPIWVLQQHGMGWGVVLGAYFVGQMIASCALVALILGTHWAEVEFFQPGQDGTLPHNWYQHTFYTACDWTPKPRRLRWLGYWLGGLNLHLTHHLFPTWNHRHYPALARILAELAPRHGLVYRELGYGQLHASQQAFLRAMGQPPAHT
- a CDS encoding MarR family transcriptional regulator; the encoded protein is MGTRWGVNRTVAQIHALLFLANEPLTAEDIAASLNVARSNVSNSLKELQSWGLARITHVMGDRRDHFVALQDVWEIFRVIMEERKRREIDPTLTVLRECAIEGEHDAAIPPATLERMGEVLAFLEMLSSTYSDYKNLPPATLQRMLSMGGKVAKFLSPEEKPGKRRKS
- a CDS encoding DUF4166 domain-containing protein, coding for MNGPSEGELFKKVMGEQWLTLHPDIRRRFEKNPAPGQPLYYRGTLSELTSSRLGKVLGWLTRPFIDGALIPYDDHDFPVDIEVYSRPGCPFIFKQRTYRLHGRAPIRFTSYMAESAKGEVLEYVGMGLGMKLVLHVEDGNLHFTSDGYFWDLFGWRMPLPGVLTPGKTYLCHRNETPQQFNIRIEIRHALFGTTFTQVGVFRESAAPEHHKETP
- a CDS encoding TIGR01777 family oxidoreductase; its protein translation is MNTHLLALQLMAAQGCLGAFDTIYHHEITEALPQKASARLELTIHATRALIYSLLFVGLAAWEWHGAWAWVLVIVFGVEIVLTLWDFVVEDQTRLLPATERVTHTVLAINAGAFIALLALNSSEWASLPTALVWQPYGWLSVFLALCGVGVGLSGLRDAYAVWQLGRRKVQEKQEQEEHLRFAAAPQSVLVTGATGFIGQQLVSALLADGHAVTVLTRQPKQAAWTFDGQVRCIRSLDELADAQGIDMVVNLAGARIVGRRWTDARKETLRRSRVALTQDLVAWIARAQHKPRVLLSASAIGYYGVQPQGDATELAEDSAPQAIFMSQLCQEWEAAAHQAERYGVQVGCMRFGLVFGHQGSLPQMLLPIRFGVGGPLGSGKQWVTWVHVRDVIRGIAHLARRSEAQAVGGAYNFCAPEAIEQRRFAQVAGAVLHRPSFMPTPAFVMRALLGEQADLLVEGQRVAPRRMLADGFVFRHPQLEGALRSL
- a CDS encoding ethanolamine ammonia-lyase subunit EutB, giving the protein MPRFSHTIDSHTYAFVSLKELLAKASPPRSGDVLAGVAAASARERVAAQLALADVPLSLFLNEALVPYEDDEVTRLIIDSHARAAFAPISHLCVGDFRDWLLDDATDTQTLARVAAGITPEMAAAVSKLMRLQDLVLVARKCKVVTALRNTLGLASRLSTRLQPNHPTDDATGIAASILDGLLLGSGDAVIGINPATDNVAQVVSLLHLLDAVIGQYQIPTQSCVLTHITNTLEAIRRGAPVDLVFQSVAGTQAANRSFGIDLALLAEGQAAALSLGRGTVGNNVMYFETGQGSALSAGAHHGMDQQTCEARAYAVARAYQPLLVNSVVGFIGPEYLYDGKQIMRAGLEDHFCAKLLGLPMGCDVCYTNHAEADQDDMDALLTMLGVAGCNFIMGVPGADDIMLGYQSTSFHDALYARRVLGLRPAPEFEAWLARMQITDAQGRLSAVPAPAFQAALLRLDT
- the eutC gene encoding ethanolamine ammonia-lyase subunit EutC, which codes for MDGNNPWQALRAHTAARIALGRRGVSVPTSAQLAFQLAHARARDAVHLALDGEALARALAAQGQDCVQLHSAAATRAEYLQRPDLGRRLDDVSCARLAAAATGIDLALVAADGLSALAVQRHAAPFLAALRERLVLEAWTLSPVHIVAQGRVAIGDEVGQLLQAKAVLVLIGERPGLSSPDSLGLYLTWAPTAGLLDERRNCISNVRPEGLAYAQAAYRLHYLLSQAFSRQLSGVELKDETVAEGAALAGARNFLLE
- the tsaD gene encoding tRNA (adenosine(37)-N6)-threonylcarbamoyltransferase complex transferase subunit TsaD, whose protein sequence is MIVLGVESSCDETGLALYDTQRGLLSHALYSQVAMHEQYGGVVPELASRDHIRRAIPLLEETLAKAGITLPEIDAIAYTQGPGLAGALLVGSSVACSLGLAINKPVLGIHHLEGHLLSPLLASEPPEFPFIALLVSGGHTQLMRVDGVGQYTMLGETLDDAAGEAFDKSAKLLGLGYPGGPAISRLAEFGDPLAYKLPRPMLHSKDFNFSFSGLKTAVLTVVKNHEEKVIANICEQDKANIARGFVDAIVDVLTAKCVSALKHTGLKRLVIAGGVGANAQLRASLNAAATKKRFKVYYPELEFCTDNGAMIAFAGAMRLQINPDAAKRDYSFNVRPRWPLDEIREV